The following are from one region of the Pseudohongiella spirulinae genome:
- a CDS encoding acetyl-CoA C-acyltransferase yields MREAVIVATARTPIGKAYRGAFNNTEGPTLGAHAIREAVKRSGVALDEIDDVVMGCAVQQGTTGYNIGRLASVAAGLPNTVSGMSMDRQCASGMMAICTAAKQIISDNMDVVVGAGLESISLVQNDHRNKFRTVDQNVLAMSEHAYMPMLQTAEVVAKRYGISREAQDEYSLQSQQRTAAAQAAGKFDDEIVPMESVMGVMNKETGEISYKTVKLEKDEGNRPETNIEGLSSLKPVIEGGCITAGNASQLSDGASASVLMDSKLAEQRGLTPLGAYRGMAVAGCDPDEMGIGPVFAIPKLLKRFGLKMDDIGLWELNEAFAVQVMYCRDKLGIPNELLNVNGGAISIGHPYGMSGARMVGHALIEGKRRGAKYVVCTMCVGGGMGAAGLFEVY; encoded by the coding sequence ATGAGAGAAGCCGTAATTGTAGCAACCGCCCGTACCCCGATTGGCAAGGCCTACCGGGGCGCATTCAACAATACCGAGGGGCCGACCCTGGGTGCCCACGCCATTCGGGAAGCTGTCAAGCGCTCCGGTGTGGCGCTGGATGAGATCGATGATGTGGTTATGGGCTGTGCGGTTCAGCAGGGCACAACCGGCTACAACATTGGTCGGCTCGCTTCAGTGGCTGCAGGATTGCCGAACACAGTTTCCGGCATGAGCATGGACCGCCAGTGCGCATCTGGCATGATGGCCATCTGTACCGCTGCCAAGCAGATCATTTCCGATAACATGGATGTCGTCGTCGGTGCCGGCCTGGAATCCATCAGCCTGGTCCAGAACGATCACCGAAACAAGTTCCGCACAGTTGACCAGAATGTACTGGCCATGTCAGAACACGCCTATATGCCAATGCTGCAGACTGCCGAAGTGGTTGCCAAGCGTTACGGTATCAGCCGTGAAGCTCAGGATGAATACAGCCTGCAAAGTCAGCAGCGCACCGCTGCCGCGCAGGCAGCCGGCAAGTTTGATGACGAAATAGTCCCCATGGAATCTGTCATGGGTGTCATGAACAAAGAGACCGGCGAAATCAGCTACAAGACCGTGAAGCTGGAAAAAGACGAAGGCAACCGTCCTGAAACCAACATCGAAGGTCTGTCCAGCCTCAAGCCGGTCATCGAAGGCGGCTGTATTACAGCCGGTAACGCCAGCCAGCTCTCAGACGGCGCCTCAGCCAGTGTTCTGATGGACAGCAAACTTGCCGAGCAGCGCGGCCTGACACCGCTGGGCGCCTACCGCGGTATGGCCGTCGCCGGTTGTGATCCGGACGAAATGGGCATCGGCCCGGTCTTTGCCATTCCCAAACTGCTGAAGCGTTTCGGCCTGAAAATGGACGATATCGGCCTGTGGGAACTGAACGAAGCCTTTGCCGTGCAGGTCATGTACTGCCGCGATAAGCTGGGTATCCCCAATGAGCTGCTGAACGTCAACGGCGGCGCCATCTCTATCGGCCACCCCTATGGCATGAGCGGCGCCCGCATGGTCGGCCACGCTTTGATCGAAGGCAAGCGACGCGGCGCCAAGTATGTCGTCTGCACCATGTGCGTCGGCGGCGGCATGGGTGCTGCAGGCCTGTTTGAGGTCTACTGA
- a CDS encoding VOC family protein produces MLTPFHLAIQVRDLEEAREFYGNRLGLPQGRSSDHWIDYNLFGHQLVVHLNPNIGRDGQVNQHANHVDGHGVPVPHFGVVLTMDDWEVFAEKLRKLGTQFVIEPYIRFKGQPGEQATLFFLDPSGNALEFKAFADIESQLFAV; encoded by the coding sequence ATGCTGACCCCGTTTCATCTGGCAATACAGGTTCGTGACCTTGAAGAAGCCCGTGAGTTTTATGGAAACCGGTTGGGTCTGCCCCAGGGGCGAAGCTCTGATCACTGGATTGATTACAACCTGTTCGGACACCAGTTGGTGGTGCACCTGAATCCGAATATTGGCAGGGACGGGCAGGTAAATCAGCATGCCAACCATGTGGATGGTCACGGAGTGCCGGTGCCGCATTTCGGCGTGGTGCTGACAATGGATGATTGGGAGGTGTTTGCGGAGAAACTGCGCAAGCTCGGGACTCAGTTTGTTATTGAGCCGTACATACGCTTCAAGGGACAACCGGGTGAACAGGCGACACTGTTTTTTCTGGATCCGTCAGGCAACGCGCTGGAGTTCAAGGCATTTGCAGATATTGAATCGCAGCTCTTTGCAGTGTAG
- the arfB gene encoding alternative ribosome rescue aminoacyl-tRNA hydrolase ArfB, producing the protein MSMKVNEQEVELTAIRAQGAGGQNVNKVASAIHLRFDIPGSSLPDSLKTALLELKDRRISSDGVLIIKAQRFRTQEKNREDALARLQALVDKAGEKQPPRVPTKIPRAAKRKRLDSKRKVATIKSMRSKPSLD; encoded by the coding sequence ATGTCTATGAAAGTAAATGAACAGGAAGTCGAGCTGACTGCCATCAGGGCTCAGGGTGCCGGCGGCCAGAACGTTAACAAAGTCGCTTCGGCTATTCACTTACGTTTTGATATACCGGGTTCATCCCTGCCTGACTCTCTGAAAACGGCTCTTCTGGAATTGAAAGATCGCCGAATTTCATCGGATGGCGTGCTGATTATCAAGGCGCAACGCTTTCGCACCCAGGAAAAAAATCGAGAAGACGCTTTAGCCCGCCTGCAGGCTTTGGTGGACAAGGCGGGGGAAAAACAGCCGCCCCGTGTTCCGACAAAGATACCCAGGGCAGCGAAACGTAAACGTCTGGATAGCAAGCGTAAAGTTGCTACGATAAAATCCATGCGTTCCAAACCATCGCTTGACTGA